The following are from one region of the Mesorhizobium sp. B4-1-4 genome:
- a CDS encoding acyl-CoA dehydrogenase has product MAADKNAFVWEDPFLIEDQLSEDERMVRDGAAAFAADKLAPRIEDAYLNETFDTAIFREMGEAGLLGITIPEEFGGLGANYVTYGLVAREVERVDSGYRSMMSVQSSLVMYPIHAYGSDAQRRKYLPKLASGEWIGCFGLTEPDAGSDPGGMKTRAEKTASGYRISGSKMWISNAPVADVFVVWAKLKGENGKDEIRGFVLEKGIKGLSAPKIGGKLSLRASITGEVVMEGVEVGEDALLPNVSGLKGPFGCLNRARFGISWGSMGAAEDCWHRARQYGLDRKQFGKPLAGTQLFQKKLADMQTEIALGLQASLRVGRLLDEGKMAPEMISIVKRNNCGKALDIARQARDMHGGNGIQIGYHVMRHAQNLETVNTYEGTHDVHALILGRAQTGLQAFF; this is encoded by the coding sequence ATGGCCGCCGACAAGAATGCATTCGTCTGGGAAGACCCGTTCCTGATCGAGGACCAGCTTTCGGAAGACGAGCGCATGGTGCGCGACGGCGCGGCGGCCTTCGCCGCCGACAAGCTGGCGCCGCGCATCGAGGACGCCTACCTCAACGAGACCTTCGACACGGCGATCTTCCGCGAGATGGGCGAGGCCGGCCTTCTTGGCATCACCATTCCGGAGGAATTCGGCGGGCTCGGGGCCAACTATGTCACCTACGGACTGGTCGCGCGCGAAGTCGAGCGTGTCGATTCCGGCTATCGCTCGATGATGTCGGTGCAGTCGTCGCTGGTGATGTATCCGATCCATGCCTATGGCTCCGACGCACAGCGCAGGAAGTACCTGCCCAAGCTCGCCAGCGGCGAGTGGATCGGCTGTTTCGGCCTGACCGAGCCGGATGCCGGCTCCGATCCTGGCGGCATGAAGACCCGCGCCGAGAAGACCGCCAGCGGCTACAGGATTTCCGGCTCCAAGATGTGGATTTCCAACGCGCCGGTCGCCGACGTGTTCGTCGTCTGGGCGAAGTTGAAGGGCGAGAACGGCAAGGACGAGATCCGTGGCTTCGTGCTGGAAAAGGGCATCAAGGGGCTTTCGGCGCCGAAGATCGGCGGCAAGCTGTCGCTGCGCGCTTCGATCACCGGCGAGGTGGTGATGGAGGGCGTCGAGGTCGGCGAAGACGCGCTGCTGCCCAATGTCTCCGGGCTGAAGGGCCCGTTCGGCTGCCTCAACCGGGCCCGCTTCGGCATTTCCTGGGGCTCGATGGGTGCGGCAGAGGATTGCTGGCATCGCGCCCGCCAATATGGCCTCGACCGCAAGCAGTTCGGCAAGCCGCTGGCCGGCACGCAGCTCTTCCAGAAGAAGCTCGCCGACATGCAGACCGAGATCGCGCTCGGGCTGCAGGCATCGTTGCGCGTCGGGCGCCTGCTCGACGAAGGCAAGATGGCGCCGGAGATGATCTCGATCGTCAAGCGCAACAATTGCGGCAAGGCGCTCGACATTGCCCGTCAGGCCCGCGACATGCATGGCGGCAACGGCATCCAGATCGGCTATCACGTGATGCGCCACGCGCAGAACCTGGAAACGGTCAACACCTATGAAGGCACGCATGACGTGCACGCGCTGATCCTCGGGCGGGCGCAGACGGGATTGCAGGCGTTCTTCTGA
- a CDS encoding LysR family transcriptional regulator encodes MSVQRRLLPNISALAAFEAVARLGSFTAAAQELDLTQGAVSRQIRLLEDQFGRRLFERDSRNVRLSTAGEIYAEAVRAALGQLRDAALGLMSNRHSGILNLAILPTFGTRWLMPMIPGFVENNPDITINFVTRIGRFDFARERLDAAIHYGLPDWPEADSTLLVRETVAPVVSPEFLAGRAVSTPADIGRLPLLHMATRPGAWTEWFEHQGLSAPTGPGMQFEQFGTAAQACMAGLGVALLPLLLIAGELQRGQLVTAPGQPMQSRSAYYLVVPHDKRGYPPAASFRDWLLGQLEKEPAVLAW; translated from the coding sequence ATGAGTGTCCAGCGCCGCCTTTTGCCCAACATCAGCGCCCTTGCCGCCTTCGAGGCGGTGGCGCGGCTTGGCAGTTTCACCGCCGCCGCTCAGGAGTTGGACCTGACCCAGGGCGCTGTCAGCCGGCAGATCAGGCTCTTGGAAGATCAGTTCGGACGCCGATTGTTCGAGCGAGACAGCCGCAATGTCCGGCTCTCGACGGCGGGAGAAATCTACGCCGAGGCGGTGCGTGCCGCACTTGGCCAATTGCGGGATGCCGCGCTTGGATTGATGAGCAATCGGCATAGCGGCATCCTGAACCTTGCCATATTGCCGACCTTCGGCACGCGCTGGCTGATGCCGATGATCCCTGGTTTCGTCGAGAACAATCCCGACATCACCATCAACTTCGTCACCCGCATCGGCCGCTTCGACTTCGCCCGGGAGAGGCTGGATGCCGCCATCCATTACGGCCTGCCTGACTGGCCGGAGGCCGACTCCACGCTCCTGGTGCGCGAGACGGTGGCGCCGGTGGTATCGCCCGAATTCCTCGCCGGCCGCGCCGTCTCCACGCCGGCCGATATCGGCCGCCTGCCGCTGCTGCACATGGCGACGCGCCCCGGCGCCTGGACCGAATGGTTCGAGCACCAGGGCCTGAGCGCGCCGACCGGACCAGGCATGCAGTTCGAGCAGTTCGGCACCGCCGCCCAGGCCTGCATGGCGGGGCTCGGCGTGGCGCTGTTGCCCCTACTGCTCATCGCCGGCGAATTGCAGCGCGGCCAGCTTGTGACGGCGCCCGGCCAACCGATGCAAAGCCGCAGCGCCTATTACCTCGTCGTTCCCCATGACAAGCGCGGCTATCCACCGGCTGCCAGTTTTCGAGACTGGCTGCTGGGCCAGCTCGAGAAGGAGCCGGCTGTCCTGGCGTGGTAG
- a CDS encoding Tex family protein has translation MASDIKRIAAIIAAEIKARPEQAAAAIELLDEGATVPFVARYRKEATGGLDDTQLRDLAERLAYLRELDARRDTILGSIREQGKLTEELETKIAAATTKAELEDMYLPYKPKRRTKAEIARERGLGPLAAAILADRSLVPAEAALAYISEDVADAKAALEGARDILSEQFAENADLVGKLRGYMKERAFLRARVVDGKQEAGAKFSDYFDHVERWATVPSHRALAMLRGRNEEVLSLDIEVDADDASPVKPVERMIANAYAIGGSLPGDRWLMEVAGWTWRIKLLLHLTLDLMRDLRERAEEEAIHVFARNLKDLLLAAPAGSRPTMGLDPGIRTGVKVAVVDGTGKLVATTTVYPFPPRNDVRGTQTELAALVRQHKVELISIGNGTGSRETEKLVADMLSDMPAGSGPKPLKVIVSEAGASVYSASATAAAEFPGLDVSLRGAVSTARRLQDPLAELVKIEPKSIGVGQYQHDVDQYRLGRSLEAVVEDAVNAVGVDLNTASAPLLARVSGLGASLADAIVAHRDATGPFASRKDLLKVPRLGPRAFEQSAGFLRIPNGTEPLDASAVHPEAYGVAKKIVAACGRDVRALMGDSAALKALDPRVFVDERFGLPTVRDILAELEKPGRDPRPGFKTATFADGIDDIKDLKPGMLLEGTVTNVAAFGAFVDIGVHQDGLVHVSQLADRFIKDAHEVVKAGDVVKVRVVDVDIKRKRIGLSMRKDGGEGGGSKGGPRDNGGGRPAPRSPAPQRQPERPAQQGAFGAALADALRRK, from the coding sequence ATGGCATCCGACATCAAGCGCATCGCAGCCATCATCGCGGCCGAGATCAAGGCGCGGCCCGAACAGGCGGCCGCGGCGATCGAACTGCTCGACGAGGGCGCGACGGTGCCGTTCGTGGCGCGCTACCGCAAGGAGGCGACGGGCGGGCTGGACGACACGCAACTGCGCGACCTTGCCGAGCGGCTCGCCTACCTGCGCGAGCTGGACGCCCGCCGCGACACCATCCTCGGCTCGATCCGCGAACAGGGCAAGCTGACGGAGGAGCTTGAGACCAAGATCGCCGCCGCCACCACCAAGGCGGAGCTCGAGGACATGTACCTGCCCTACAAGCCCAAGCGCCGCACCAAGGCCGAGATCGCCCGCGAGCGCGGATTGGGACCGCTGGCCGCGGCGATCCTGGCGGACCGCTCGCTGGTGCCCGCCGAGGCGGCGCTGGCCTACATCTCCGAGGACGTGGCCGACGCCAAGGCGGCGCTCGAAGGCGCCCGCGATATCCTCTCGGAGCAGTTCGCCGAGAATGCCGATCTGGTCGGCAAGCTGCGCGGCTACATGAAGGAACGCGCCTTCCTGCGGGCCAGGGTGGTCGACGGCAAGCAGGAGGCCGGCGCCAAGTTCTCCGACTATTTCGACCATGTCGAGCGCTGGGCGACGGTGCCCAGCCACCGCGCGCTGGCCATGCTGCGCGGCCGCAACGAAGAGGTGCTGTCGCTCGACATCGAGGTCGATGCCGACGACGCCTCGCCTGTAAAGCCGGTCGAACGGATGATCGCCAATGCCTACGCGATCGGCGGCAGCCTGCCGGGCGACCGCTGGCTGATGGAGGTGGCCGGTTGGACATGGCGCATAAAACTGTTGCTGCACCTGACGCTCGATTTGATGCGTGACCTGCGCGAGCGGGCCGAGGAAGAGGCGATCCATGTCTTTGCCCGCAATCTCAAGGATTTGCTGCTGGCAGCTCCCGCCGGCTCGCGGCCGACGATGGGGCTCGATCCCGGCATCCGCACCGGCGTCAAGGTCGCCGTGGTGGACGGCACCGGCAAGCTGGTAGCGACGACGACGGTGTATCCGTTCCCGCCGAGGAACGATGTGCGTGGCACGCAGACGGAACTCGCGGCGTTGGTCCGCCAGCACAAGGTGGAGCTGATTTCGATCGGCAACGGCACCGGCAGCCGCGAGACGGAAAAGCTGGTGGCGGACATGCTGTCCGACATGCCCGCCGGTTCAGGCCCCAAGCCGCTCAAGGTGATCGTCAGCGAGGCAGGTGCCTCGGTCTATTCGGCCTCGGCGACGGCGGCGGCCGAATTCCCCGGCCTTGACGTATCGTTGCGCGGTGCGGTGTCGACCGCGCGGCGGCTGCAGGATCCGCTGGCCGAACTGGTCAAGATCGAACCGAAGTCGATCGGCGTCGGCCAGTACCAGCACGATGTCGACCAGTACCGGCTTGGCCGCTCGCTGGAAGCGGTGGTCGAGGACGCGGTCAATGCCGTCGGCGTCGATCTCAACACTGCCTCGGCGCCGCTCCTGGCGCGCGTTTCAGGTCTTGGCGCGTCACTCGCCGATGCTATCGTCGCGCACCGCGACGCGACGGGACCGTTCGCCAGCCGCAAGGATCTGCTCAAGGTGCCCCGCCTGGGACCGCGCGCCTTCGAGCAGTCCGCCGGCTTCCTGCGCATTCCAAATGGCACCGAGCCGCTCGATGCCTCGGCGGTGCATCCCGAGGCGTATGGCGTGGCGAAAAAGATCGTCGCAGCCTGCGGGCGCGATGTGCGCGCGCTGATGGGCGACAGCGCCGCACTCAAGGCGCTCGATCCGCGCGTGTTCGTCGATGAGCGCTTCGGCTTGCCGACGGTCCGCGACATCCTGGCGGAGCTGGAAAAGCCCGGCCGCGACCCGCGCCCCGGCTTCAAGACGGCGACCTTCGCCGACGGCATCGACGACATCAAGGATTTGAAGCCCGGCATGCTGCTGGAGGGGACCGTCACCAATGTCGCGGCCTTCGGGGCCTTCGTCGATATCGGCGTGCACCAGGACGGGCTGGTGCATGTCTCGCAGCTGGCCGACCGGTTCATCAAGGACGCGCATGAGGTGGTCAAGGCCGGCGACGTGGTCAAGGTGCGCGTCGTCGACGTCGACATCAAGCGCAAGCGCATCGGGCTCTCCATGCGCAAGGACGGCGGCGAGGGCGGCGGATCGAAAGGCGGGCCGCGCGACAATGGCGGCGGCAGGCCGGCGCCACGCTCGCCAGCACCCCAGCGCCAGCCGGAGCGGCCGGCCCAGCAAGGCGCATTCGGCGCGGCGCTGGCGGACGCGCTGAGGCGCAAGTAG
- a CDS encoding serine hydrolase domain-containing protein translates to MTGKTAFETRYGFRRNEVLLANWRESPFNRWSFQNLGELVPTARVTATPGAAEEPVRDLGGLLGEEVSVAGAPETVAEFLLRSSTDALTVMKGGKIIGDWFAPHMDFGARHIIFSISKSVTAIIAGILEGEGVFDPEAPVTQYIPEVVGTAYGEASVRHVLDMSVSLDFEEAYLDPESAFARYRRATLWNPGGGTESLREFILTLQRLAEPHGQTFRYRSPNSDLLGLLLERASGQRFADLMRDRLWLPLGAVSEASIGVDMEGTARTAGGISVTPRDLARIGEMMRQGGMANGRQVVPEAWVRDTVATGGSSEAWQRGAMLPLFPQGRYRNKWYQSGKPSSAYCGIGIHGQWLYVDPKAEVVIAKMSSQPEPVDDSLDLEIVAFFEALTRLV, encoded by the coding sequence ATGACCGGCAAGACCGCGTTCGAGACCCGCTACGGCTTCCGCCGCAACGAGGTGCTGCTCGCCAACTGGCGCGAAAGTCCGTTCAACCGATGGTCGTTCCAGAACCTCGGCGAATTGGTTCCGACCGCGCGCGTCACGGCAACGCCTGGTGCCGCCGAGGAGCCCGTGCGAGACCTCGGCGGCCTGCTCGGCGAGGAAGTTTCGGTTGCCGGCGCGCCGGAGACCGTGGCTGAATTCCTCCTGCGTTCCAGCACCGACGCGCTGACGGTCATGAAAGGCGGCAAGATCATCGGCGACTGGTTCGCGCCGCATATGGATTTCGGCGCCCGCCACATCATCTTCTCGATCAGCAAATCGGTGACGGCGATCATTGCCGGCATACTGGAAGGCGAGGGCGTGTTCGATCCGGAGGCGCCGGTGACGCAATACATCCCGGAGGTGGTGGGCACGGCCTATGGCGAGGCCAGCGTGCGGCATGTGCTCGACATGAGCGTCAGCCTCGATTTCGAGGAGGCCTATCTCGATCCGGAAAGCGCCTTCGCACGCTATCGCCGCGCCACGCTGTGGAACCCGGGCGGCGGCACGGAAAGCCTGCGCGAATTCATCCTGACCCTGCAGCGGCTTGCCGAGCCGCATGGCCAGACCTTCCGCTACCGTTCGCCCAATTCCGACCTGCTCGGCCTGTTGCTCGAACGCGCTTCCGGCCAGCGCTTCGCCGACCTGATGCGCGACAGACTGTGGTTGCCGCTGGGGGCCGTCAGCGAGGCTTCGATCGGCGTCGACATGGAAGGCACGGCGCGCACCGCCGGCGGCATTTCGGTGACGCCGCGCGACCTCGCGCGCATCGGCGAGATGATGCGGCAGGGCGGCATGGCCAATGGCCGGCAGGTCGTGCCGGAGGCGTGGGTGCGCGATACGGTTGCGACCGGAGGCAGTTCGGAGGCCTGGCAGCGCGGCGCGATGCTTCCGCTGTTTCCACAGGGCCGTTATCGGAACAAATGGTACCAGTCGGGCAAGCCGAGCAGCGCCTATTGCGGCATCGGCATCCATGGCCAGTGGCTCTATGTCGACCCGAAGGCGGAAGTGGTCATTGCCAAGATGTCGTCGCAGCCGGAACCGGTCGATGACTCGCTTGATCTCGAAATCGTCGCTTTCTTCGAGGCGCTGACGCGACTGGTCTGA
- a CDS encoding serine hydrolase domain-containing protein, with protein sequence MNSYRNRDPRPPVMQGSPPAMVPPKLDWDRPPWNRWAFQHIREILPTAEVWRGNGHRHRLERAEVDLDGLSVEDSEGRPSTLAALLDETYTDGLLVLKDGKVAYERYFNGMDERTLHLSQSMAKSITGAVFGILAGRGLIDPTRPVTDYLPELAATGWAGASVQHVLDMTTGVRFCEEYTDRYSDIGQVDVATGWKPVPPGSDPDFRWPSHLFELILGLKDTVRPHGAKFEYRSIETDVLAFIMERVTGKRLAQLVSEELWQKLGADESACFTVDSAGDALADGGFNATLRDYGRFGQMILDNGGGIVPAAWTEATRNGRHGPDFSASMPEGSYRNQFWIENPGSRALMCRGVFGQMIHIDWSTGMVVVKLSTWPDFSNLAYSIATLKAVHAIAAALR encoded by the coding sequence ATGAATTCCTACCGCAACAGAGATCCGCGGCCGCCGGTCATGCAGGGCTCGCCGCCCGCCATGGTGCCGCCAAAGCTCGACTGGGACCGGCCGCCATGGAACCGCTGGGCGTTCCAGCACATCAGGGAAATCCTGCCGACCGCCGAAGTGTGGCGCGGCAATGGCCACCGCCATCGTCTCGAACGCGCCGAGGTCGATCTCGACGGGCTGTCGGTCGAGGACAGCGAAGGCAGGCCTTCAACGCTCGCGGCGTTGCTTGACGAGACCTATACGGATGGCTTGCTGGTACTCAAGGACGGCAAGGTCGCCTATGAGCGCTATTTCAACGGCATGGATGAGCGAACGCTGCATCTGTCGCAGTCGATGGCCAAATCGATCACCGGCGCGGTGTTCGGCATATTGGCTGGGCGCGGGCTGATCGATCCCACCCGGCCGGTCACCGATTACCTGCCGGAACTCGCCGCCACGGGCTGGGCCGGCGCCAGCGTCCAGCATGTGCTCGACATGACGACGGGCGTGCGCTTTTGCGAGGAATATACCGACCGCTATTCCGACATCGGCCAGGTCGATGTCGCCACGGGCTGGAAGCCAGTGCCGCCGGGCAGCGATCCGGACTTCCGCTGGCCCTCGCATTTGTTCGAGCTGATCCTCGGCTTGAAAGACACGGTCCGTCCGCACGGAGCAAAATTCGAGTACCGCTCGATAGAGACCGACGTGCTCGCCTTCATCATGGAGCGGGTGACCGGCAAGCGGCTGGCGCAACTGGTTTCCGAAGAGCTCTGGCAGAAGCTCGGTGCCGACGAAAGCGCCTGCTTCACCGTCGACAGCGCCGGCGATGCACTGGCCGACGGCGGCTTCAACGCGACGCTTCGCGACTATGGCCGTTTCGGCCAGATGATCCTCGATAATGGCGGCGGCATCGTGCCGGCGGCGTGGACCGAGGCGACACGCAACGGCAGGCACGGCCCGGATTTCTCCGCCAGCATGCCCGAGGGCAGTTACCGCAACCAGTTCTGGATCGAGAATCCCGGCTCGCGCGCGCTGATGTGCCGGGGCGTGTTCGGGCAGATGATCCACATCGACTGGAGCACAGGGATGGTCGTGGTGAAGCTTTCGACGTGGCCGGATTTCAGTAATCTCGCCTATTCCATAGCAACGCTGAAGGCCGTGCACGCCATCGCCGCCGCCCTGCGCTGA
- a CDS encoding extracellular solute-binding protein — MNWKTTATAMGLALLASTGLARADGVLNIYNWGNYTSPDVIKKFEQKYNIKVTITDYDSNDTALAKVRQGGTGFDIAVPSQTYVPIWIKEGLVLETDPGKMENFKNVAPEWANPDFDPGRKYSVPWALGTVGVVVNTDAYKGPADSWGIIFNTPDELKGKVNVVPEMNDVIFAAIKYVGGQQCTDDKAVLKKVRDTLVAAKPNWIAMEYNTIEKMGAGDFKATSDWNGSALRQRLANPAIHYNYPKEGYGLWSDNVVVLKEAKNVDNAKLFQNFIMDPENAAGLSAFHRYANAITGSDKYMPADMKDAPEVVIPAAAKPQGEFQKMCAPEIQDIYTKIWTELQK, encoded by the coding sequence ATGAACTGGAAGACAACAGCAACCGCCATGGGGTTGGCGTTGCTCGCTTCGACGGGCCTCGCCCGCGCCGACGGCGTGCTCAACATCTACAATTGGGGCAACTACACCAGCCCTGACGTGATCAAGAAGTTCGAGCAGAAGTACAACATCAAGGTCACGATCACCGACTACGATTCCAACGACACCGCGCTCGCCAAGGTTCGCCAGGGCGGCACCGGCTTCGACATCGCCGTGCCCTCGCAGACCTATGTTCCGATCTGGATCAAGGAAGGGCTTGTGCTCGAAACCGACCCGGGCAAGATGGAGAACTTCAAGAATGTGGCGCCGGAATGGGCCAATCCAGATTTCGATCCCGGCCGCAAATATTCGGTGCCGTGGGCGCTGGGCACGGTGGGCGTCGTCGTCAACACCGATGCCTACAAGGGACCGGCCGACAGCTGGGGCATCATCTTCAACACGCCCGACGAGCTGAAGGGCAAGGTCAACGTCGTTCCCGAGATGAATGACGTCATCTTCGCCGCGATCAAATATGTCGGTGGCCAGCAGTGCACCGACGACAAGGCGGTGCTGAAGAAGGTGCGTGACACGCTCGTCGCGGCCAAGCCGAACTGGATCGCCATGGAATACAACACCATCGAGAAGATGGGCGCCGGCGACTTCAAGGCCACCAGCGACTGGAACGGCTCTGCGCTGCGCCAGCGACTGGCCAATCCGGCCATCCACTACAATTATCCGAAGGAAGGCTACGGCCTGTGGAGCGACAACGTCGTCGTTCTCAAGGAAGCCAAGAATGTCGACAACGCCAAGCTGTTCCAGAACTTCATCATGGATCCGGAAAACGCAGCCGGCCTCTCGGCCTTCCACCGCTACGCCAATGCCATCACCGGCTCGGACAAATACATGCCGGCCGACATGAAGGATGCGCCGGAAGTCGTCATTCCGGCCGCCGCGAAGCCACAGGGCGAATTCCAGAAGATGTGTGCGCCTGAAATCCAGGACATCTACACCAAGATCTGGACCGAACTGCAGAAGTAA
- a CDS encoding ABC transporter permease has translation MANNFSIKHQPGFTAIAATCFAVLYLPIIVLVIYAFNAASSTSEWGGFSLRWFQSAYQNTQVIDATLRSFQIGSIAAVLSTIFATMAALATTRTASYPGLTFKYAAINQPLMVPEIVTGVALLIFFSRIKIFTGYSGLGYLIAAHTAFCIPFAYLPIRARLENMDLTLERAAADLYATAWKTFRRITLPLLWPGILAGLMLAFVISLDDVVITEFVKSGGQDTLPTYMLGQIRRGITPEINAISTAFLLLSVAIVTLFFFVSRKRD, from the coding sequence ATGGCTAACAACTTCTCCATCAAGCACCAGCCTGGCTTCACCGCGATCGCGGCGACCTGCTTCGCGGTCCTCTATCTGCCGATCATCGTGCTGGTGATCTATGCCTTCAACGCGGCAAGCTCGACGTCGGAATGGGGCGGCTTTTCGCTGAGATGGTTCCAGTCGGCATACCAGAACACGCAGGTCATCGACGCAACGCTGCGTTCCTTCCAGATCGGTTCCATCGCGGCGGTGCTGTCGACCATCTTCGCCACCATGGCGGCGCTCGCCACCACGCGCACGGCGTCCTATCCCGGCCTCACCTTCAAATATGCGGCCATCAACCAGCCGCTGATGGTCCCCGAGATTGTCACCGGCGTGGCGCTGCTGATCTTCTTCTCCCGCATCAAGATCTTCACCGGCTATTCCGGCCTCGGTTACCTGATCGCCGCGCATACGGCGTTCTGCATTCCCTTCGCCTACCTGCCGATCCGGGCGCGGCTGGAGAATATGGACCTGACGCTGGAGCGTGCCGCCGCCGATCTCTACGCGACGGCGTGGAAGACCTTCCGCCGCATCACGCTGCCGCTGTTGTGGCCCGGTATCCTGGCCGGCCTGATGCTGGCCTTCGTCATCTCGCTCGACGACGTCGTCATCACCGAGTTCGTCAAATCGGGCGGCCAGGACACGCTGCCCACCTACATGCTCGGCCAGATCCGCCGCGGCATCACACCCGAGATCAACGCGATATCGACCGCCTTCCTGCTGCTTTCGGTCGCGATCGTCACGTTGTTTTTCTTCGTCAGCAGGAAACGAGACTGA
- a CDS encoding ABC transporter permease, protein MATAEEVAKAAERRDVRDRWLLSAPALLVIFLAATGPLLIVLVYSFLTPGAYGDVKWQFSSDAWTSVLLERDIFDDTLSLAAAHVTIFLRSIKLAVVTTIATLALGFPTAYFMATRSEKTRDLWLFLITIPFWTNLLIRTFAVLQIIRNEGIINTILLKLGIISAPIQILYTDTAILIGMAYVYLPLMVLPIYASMEKLDFRLVEAGYDLYATRFRVLWRIIFPLVKPGVIAGSILVFIPALGAYVTPSVLGGGKNMMLSNLIELQFGQGRNWPLGSALSITVMIIVMVALLAYVRNAGKSGVRHG, encoded by the coding sequence ATGGCCACCGCGGAAGAAGTCGCCAAGGCGGCGGAACGGCGCGATGTCCGTGACCGCTGGCTCTTGTCAGCGCCAGCACTGCTGGTCATTTTCCTGGCCGCGACCGGCCCGTTGCTGATCGTTCTCGTCTATTCCTTCCTGACGCCCGGCGCCTATGGCGACGTGAAATGGCAGTTCTCGTCCGACGCCTGGACGTCGGTGCTCCTGGAACGCGACATTTTCGACGATACGCTTTCGCTCGCGGCGGCGCATGTCACCATCTTCCTGCGCTCCATCAAGCTTGCCGTCGTGACAACGATCGCCACCTTGGCGCTTGGGTTCCCGACCGCCTATTTCATGGCGACACGCAGCGAAAAGACCCGAGACCTCTGGCTGTTCCTGATCACCATTCCGTTCTGGACCAACCTTCTGATCCGCACCTTCGCCGTGCTGCAGATCATCCGCAACGAAGGCATCATCAACACGATCCTTTTGAAGCTTGGCATCATCTCGGCGCCGATCCAGATACTCTACACCGACACGGCGATCCTGATCGGCATGGCCTATGTCTACCTGCCGCTGATGGTGCTGCCGATCTATGCCAGCATGGAGAAGCTCGATTTCCGGCTGGTCGAAGCCGGTTACGACCTTTATGCGACGCGTTTCCGGGTGCTTTGGCGCATTATCTTCCCGCTGGTCAAACCGGGGGTCATCGCCGGCTCCATCCTTGTCTTCATTCCCGCACTTGGCGCCTACGTGACGCCGAGCGTGCTTGGCGGCGGCAAGAACATGATGCTGTCCAACCTGATCGAATTGCAGTTCGGGCAGGGCCGCAACTGGCCGCTCGGCTCGGCGCTGTCGATCACGGTGATGATCATCGTCATGGTGGCGCTGCTTGCCTATGTGCGCAATGCCGGCAAGTCGGGGGTGCGTCATGGCTAA
- a CDS encoding ABC transporter ATP-binding protein has product MPDKPDRNAIEVVNVSKIFGSGEGQVAALDKVSVSIRENEFFTLLGPSGCGKTTLLRLIAGFDFPTAGEILLYGQDIAPLPPFKRPVNTVFQSYALFPHMTVADNIGFGLEMLGKPRAEIKARVAEMLKLVKMEALAGRRTGQISGGQQQRVALARALAPQPKVLLLDEPLSALDYKLRKEMQIELKRLQHETGITFIFVTHDQEEALTMSDRIAVMSSGKILQVGSPWDIYDKPAERFVADFIGETNFLTAAISGIGNGKARATLKSGTTIEATVAEGFQPKDNATVVVRPEHAKLTKDKGELSGMVENIVYFGTDTHIHVQLDSGEAFTVRQQNTRSAGCGFERGDKVGIMIGNDAAQVLRD; this is encoded by the coding sequence GTGCCGGACAAACCGGATCGGAATGCGATTGAAGTAGTAAACGTCAGCAAAATTTTCGGATCGGGTGAGGGGCAGGTCGCTGCCCTCGACAAGGTCTCGGTATCCATCCGCGAGAACGAGTTCTTCACGCTGCTGGGACCGTCTGGCTGCGGCAAGACGACCTTGCTGCGGCTGATCGCCGGCTTCGACTTTCCAACCGCCGGCGAGATCCTGCTCTACGGGCAGGACATCGCGCCGCTGCCGCCCTTCAAGCGGCCGGTCAACACCGTCTTCCAGTCCTATGCGCTGTTCCCGCACATGACGGTGGCCGACAATATCGGCTTCGGCCTGGAGATGCTGGGCAAGCCCAGGGCCGAGATCAAGGCGCGCGTCGCCGAGATGCTCAAGCTGGTCAAGATGGAGGCCCTGGCGGGCCGCCGCACAGGCCAGATTTCCGGCGGCCAGCAGCAGCGCGTGGCGCTGGCCCGGGCGCTTGCGCCGCAGCCGAAAGTGCTGTTGCTCGACGAACCGCTCTCGGCACTCGACTACAAGCTGCGCAAGGAGATGCAGATCGAGTTGAAGCGGCTGCAGCATGAGACCGGCATCACCTTCATCTTCGTCACCCATGACCAGGAAGAAGCGCTGACGATGTCGGACCGCATCGCTGTGATGTCGTCGGGCAAGATCCTGCAGGTCGGCTCGCCCTGGGACATTTACGACAAGCCGGCGGAACGTTTCGTCGCCGACTTCATCGGTGAAACCAACTTCCTCACCGCCGCCATATCGGGCATCGGCAATGGCAAGGCACGCGCGACGCTCAAATCGGGCACGACGATCGAAGCAACCGTTGCCGAAGGCTTCCAGCCCAAGGACAATGCCACCGTGGTGGTACGGCCCGAGCACGCCAAGCTGACGAAGGACAAGGGTGAGTTGTCGGGCATGGTCGAAAACATCGTCTATTTCGGCACCGATACGCATATTCATGTCCAGCTCGACAGCGGCGAGGCCTTCACCGTGCGCCAGCAGAATACGCGCAGCGCCGGCTGCGGTTTCGAGCGCGGCGACAAGGTCGGCATCATGATCGGCAACGACGCCGCGCAAGTGCTGAGGGACTGA